GGTTTATTTATCGGTAGTACGCTTAGCAAGAGGATTCGGGGGCTAGAAGCGATCGCTAGACAATATGCCGCAGGGGACTTTGGCGCAAATGTGGAGCTTGGGGCAAAGGATGAAATTGGCAAGTTAGCTGATATTTTTAACCAGATGACTTTTAACCTTGCCCAAAATAAGCAAGAGCAGTCTTCGGCTCAAGTCGAGGCTGAAGTCCAAAATAATATTTTTCAAGATGAAATTTCGCACCTGCTGGATGTGGTTTCCGAACTGGAGATGGGAGATTTGACGGCTAAGGCTGAGGTCAGTCCCCACGCAACTGGTTTAATTGCGGATACGCTCAATCGTCTATCAGAGCAGTTAGCGGAGGTACTTGCCGCCGTGTTGCAAACTGCTCAACAGGTAACGCTCCGCACCGATCGCCTTGAGCAGTTAGCGATCGCCGTATCCCAAAACGCTGAGCAACAGGAAGCACTGGTGGTGCAAGCCCGTTTAGGAATTGAGGACGTAAACCAATTAGCCCAAGATGCAGCTCAACAAGCGATCGCCGCCAACAAAGCTGTGCAGAGGGTGCGATCGGCTGTGCGACAAGGGGAAGAACAAATTATTTACTTGACGGCTTCGATTGAGTCTCTGCAAGCGGCTACTGTACAGATGGTGCAAAGAATTAAAAATCTGGGGGAATTCGTGGCGCTTGCGAAACAATTTGTGTTGGATCAAAAACGCCTTGCGTCTTTAACTCAGGTTTTGGCGACCAATGCATCTATGGTCGCGGCAAGGGCGCTAGAACAACGCGATCCTGAACAATTTGTCTCCGTCGCAAGGGAATTTGAAGCTATCGCCTCACAGGTAAATAACTTGGCAACCCAAACCAATCAGGGGCTGGTGGTATTGCAACAAAGGACGGGATTTGTGGATGTGGTTGTGTCGGGGATTGATCAAGACGTGCGCGACGTGAATAGCCTTGTGTCGGATTTCACTAATAGTGTGAATAGTTCGGAGCAGTCATTTACCAATATTGCAACTGTAACTGAAGAGTTAGCCGAAATCGGCGTAGCCGTAACTGATTCATCACGCTCAATTGCGGAAGCCGTCAAATTTAGCTTAGCTTCGATCCAAGATATTGAAGCGATCGCGGAACGTTCTGCTTCTCAAGCCCAATTTACCCGTGATCAATCGGGCAAAATGGGCATGTTGGCAAGGCAACTACTAGAAAGGGTGCAGTTTTTCCGTTTACCACCAATGCTAGAAATGCAGATTACGGAAATGGACGAGATGGAATCGATTACTGACAGATAGATTTTTAGTGGCTCAGCAAAGCCGTTCCACTAAAAATCTATCGCCGCCCCTTAATCACAAATTGATAGCGAATAGCGAAATAATGCCAAATTCTGAATTTGATGATTTACAACTGCAAGAAGAACTGCGTACTCTATTTGAATTAGATACCCAGAAATATTTGCAACTCTATGTGCAGACTGTCCATCAGTTAAGCATAGCCAGTTGGCGCGAAGATATTCAGCAGTTATATCGCTGTGTACATACGATTAAGGGTGGTTCTGTTACTGTAGGTTTTCAAGCAGTACTTCAAGTATCGACGATATTAGAGGATGTTCTTTCCGATCTGCGTTATCTAGATGTTGCTCCACCTTTGGCTGATGGCGAATTAGCGAAGTCTTTGATTGAAGCTGGTGAATTACTGATCGGTGCAGTTCAGATGGGGGAACTCAGCAACCCCGAAGCAGCAGTTAACTATATTCAAACCCTACGCGATCGCATTCAATCTAAGTATTTACCTGAATGGAACGAAATGCGTCAAGTTCAGCAAGAATTTGCCGATCAAGGTTTTGATTTGGTGACACTGGAACTGGAAATGGCGATCGAAGATTTACCGCTCACAGGTGAGGTTCCGACCGAAGCTTGTGAGATCGCCAAGCAAACTATGGCGCAGTTACAAGAAATTGGCACAGAAATAAGCTTGGCGGCAACTTGGCATGAATTTTTACAAAAAGGGAGTGAGCTATGCGATCGCCTAGATTGTGAGCAATGGCACGCAGAATGGATGCCATTTCTGAAAAAAGTCAAAGAAAGCGCACGTCAAGGTGGAATTTTTGAAGCTGAACAAGAAGCAACAGTGCCCTCTCTAAGCATAGAATCAACATCAATCGCTGGGAATGAAGTTCCTGCATTTACTTATGCACCAGTTTCGCCAACGGCGGACATTCAAATTCCTGTGCCACTTGATCGCCTAGAGCGATCGTCCCAGTATCTAGTTGAAACCTTGATGGCAACACGTGCCACACAAGGTTTTTACCAATCAGTTTACTCGAATCTATTGCCGTTAGTCTCACTCGCGCAAAACAGTGTTCAATACATTACCCAATTACGCGAAGTTCAAGATGATTATGCATTGCTAGACGCATCAGGGGAGCAGGATGGACTAAAAATTGAGCGCTATCGTCAAGGATATACTGCCATTAACCGCTTACTAGAAATTAGTCTGCGCTTAATTGAATTAGGCTCAGAAACAGGTGAATCGGCAAGGCGGACAGCCGACAGTATCCAAATCCTTGACCGCAGCTTACGCAATCTCCAACAAACCATCGAAGAAAGTCGCCTTGTTCCCTTCTCAACCCTAGCTTTTAGATCGAGAGGGATTT
This genomic stretch from Pseudanabaena galeata CCNP1313 harbors:
- a CDS encoding methyl-accepting chemotaxis protein, translated to MANKPPFSSKKANAKRKRKAAVAAAAPISRQASNRSSWLNNLPISAKIIFAIGSTSFLSLIGFAIAALYLNNSLAPIVNQEAQRKLSDATLFVFGLGVILIVISALFGLFIGSTLSKRIRGLEAIARQYAAGDFGANVELGAKDEIGKLADIFNQMTFNLAQNKQEQSSAQVEAEVQNNIFQDEISHLLDVVSELEMGDLTAKAEVSPHATGLIADTLNRLSEQLAEVLAAVLQTAQQVTLRTDRLEQLAIAVSQNAEQQEALVVQARLGIEDVNQLAQDAAQQAIAANKAVQRVRSAVRQGEEQIIYLTASIESLQAATVQMVQRIKNLGEFVALAKQFVLDQKRLASLTQVLATNASMVAARALEQRDPEQFVSVAREFEAIASQVNNLATQTNQGLVVLQQRTGFVDVVVSGIDQDVRDVNSLVSDFTNSVNSSEQSFTNIATVTEELAEIGVAVTDSSRSIAEAVKFSLASIQDIEAIAERSASQAQFTRDQSGKMGMLARQLLERVQFFRLPPMLEMQITEMDEMESITDR